One genomic region from Phoenix dactylifera cultivar Barhee BC4 unplaced genomic scaffold, palm_55x_up_171113_PBpolish2nd_filt_p 000261F, whole genome shotgun sequence encodes:
- the LOC103717342 gene encoding uncharacterized protein LOC103717342: protein MEIKHLQMEGGEISPSKKVIEWSISGSKLKIADHYSHGLGVVGTDEIPRRSELVVLPNHAHLRFCRDPESDGGGKGSDSVLRRPGHFNIFGVIFPKFSNQWPIYLTIYRGKLGGSWIGRWPLSCLTRTSFD from the exons atggagaTTAAACATCTTCAAATGGAAGGTGGAGAAATTTCTCCATCTAAAAAAGTAATTGAGTGGTCAATATCTGGATCTAAG CTCAAGATAGCGGACCACTACTCCCACGGGCTCGGCGTCGTCGGCACCGACGAGATCCCCCGGCGGTCGGAGCTCGTCGTCCTTCCGAACCACGCGCACCTTCGCTTCTGCCGAGACCCCGAGTCCGATGGCGGTGGCAAGGGCTCTGATTCCGTTCTGAGACGTCCCG gTCATTTTAATATATTCGGAGTTATCTTTCCCAAATTCAGCAACCAATGGCCAATTTACTTGACAATCTATCGAG GTAAGCTTGGGGGGTCCTGGATTGGAAGATGGCCGCTTAGCTGCCTTACAAGGACTTCTTTCGACTGA